One Odocoileus virginianus isolate 20LAN1187 ecotype Illinois chromosome 6, Ovbor_1.2, whole genome shotgun sequence DNA segment encodes these proteins:
- the RMDN3 gene encoding regulator of microtubule dynamics protein 3 isoform X1, which produces MSSLGTLGGARAGLGLLLGTAAGLGFLCALYSQRWKRTQRRGQSQSRSNSLDYTQTSEPGRQVRPLRAVPGEAGDAAVLPSLPRGQEEVLDRLEFVLTSLVALRREVEELRSSLQGLAGQIVGEVRSHMEENQKVARRRRFPFARERSDSTGSSSVYFTAASGATFTDAESEGGYTTANAESDYERDSERESDGDGEDEVSCETVKMGRKDSLDLEVEVEVVLGPEPEALEAGGSPGQEDVLPLLQQADELHQGSEQGKREGFQLLLNNKLAQHGSRQDFLWRLARAYSDMCELAEEASEKRSYALSGKEAAEVALEKGNENAECHQWYAVLCGQLAEHEGIQRRIQSGFSFKEHVDKAIALKPENPMAHFLLGRWCYQVSHLSWLEKKTATALSESPLGATVQDALSSFLKAEELQPGFSKAGRIYICKCYKELGKNAEAKQWMKLALELPNVTKEDSAFQKDLEELEVILGE; this is translated from the exons ATGTCTAGTCTGGGGACTTTGGGTGGCGCACGCGCCGGGCTCGGACTGTTGCTGGGCACCGCCGCGGGCCTTGGATTCCTGTGTGCCCTTTACAGCCAGCGGTGGAAACGGACCCAGCGCCGCGGCCAGAGCCAGAGTCGGTCCAACTCTCTGGACTACACGCAGACTTCAGAGCCTGGACGCCAAG TCAGGCCATTGCGGGCAGTCCCGGGTGAGGCTGGCGATGCTGCAGTGCTGCCAAGCCTTCCACGAGGACAGGAGGAGGTCCTGGATCGCCTGGAGTTCGTGCTGACCAGCCTGGTGGCGCTGCGGCGGGAGGTAGAAGAGCTGAGGAGCAGCCTGCAGGGGCTTGCTGGGCAGATTGTGGGGGAGGTCCG ATCGCATATGGAAGAGAACCAGAAAGTGGCTCGGCGGCGAAGGTTCCCATTTGCCCGGGAGAGGAGTGACTCCACCGGCTCCAGCTCTGTCTACTTCACGGCCGCCTCCGGAGCCACGTTCACGGATGCCGAGAGTGAAGGCGG TTACACAACAGCCAATGCTGAGTCTGACTATGAGCGGGACTCTGAAAGGGAGAGTGACGGTGATGGGGAAGATGAAGTGAGCTGCGAGACTGTGAAGATGGGGAGAAAGGACTCCCTGGacctggaggtggaggtggaagTGGTTTTGGGTCCGGAGCCTGAagccctggaggctgggggcTCCCCTGGCCAGGAAGATGTGCTGCCCCTCCTGCAGCAGGCAGACGAGCTGCACCAGGGCAGTGAGCAGGGCAAGCGGGAGGGCTTCCAGCTGCTGCTCAACAACAAGCTGGCG CAGCATGGAAGCCGACAGGACTTTCTCTGGCGCCTGGCCCGGGCCTACAGTGACATGTGTGAGCTTGCTGAGGAGGCGAGTGAGAAGAGGTCCTATGCCCTAAGTG GAAAGGAAGCAGCTGAGGTCgctctggagaaggggaatgaGAACGCAGAGTGTCATCAGTG GTATGCAGTGCTTTGTGGTCAGCTGGCTGAGCATGAGGGCATCCAGAGGCGCATCCAGAGTGGCTTTAGCTTCAAG GAGCATGTGGACAAAGCCATTGCTCTCAAGCCAGAAAACCCCATGGCTCACTTTCTCCTTGGCAGGTGGTGCTACCAG GTCTCTCACCTGAGCTGGCTAGAAAAAAAAACTGCGACAGCCTTGAGTGAAAGCCCCCTTGGTGCTACTGTGCAGGATGCCCTCTCAAGCTTCCTAAAG gctgaAGAACTACAGCCAGGATTTTCCAAAGCAGGAAGGATATATATTTGTAAG TGCTACAAAGAACTAGGGAAAAATGCTGAAGCTAAACAGTGGATGAAGTTGGCCCTGGAGCTGCCAAATGTCACTAAAGAG GATTCAGCTTTCCAGAAGGACCTGGAAGAATTGGAAGTAATTTTAGGAGAATAA
- the RMDN3 gene encoding regulator of microtubule dynamics protein 3 isoform X2: protein MSSLGTLGGARAGLGLLLGTAAGLGFLCALYSQRWKRTQRRGQSQSRSNSLDYTQTSEPGRQVRPLRAVPGEAGDAAVLPSLPRGQEEVLDRLEFVLTSLVALRREVEELRSSLQGLAGQIVGEVRSHMEENQKVARRRRFPFARERSDSTGSSSVYFTAASGATFTDAESEGGYTTANAESDYERDSERESDGDGEDEVSCETVKMGRKDSLDLEVEVEVVLGPEPEALEAGGSPGQEDVLPLLQQADELHQGSEQGKREGFQLLLNNKLAHGSRQDFLWRLARAYSDMCELAEEASEKRSYALSGKEAAEVALEKGNENAECHQWYAVLCGQLAEHEGIQRRIQSGFSFKEHVDKAIALKPENPMAHFLLGRWCYQVSHLSWLEKKTATALSESPLGATVQDALSSFLKAEELQPGFSKAGRIYICKCYKELGKNAEAKQWMKLALELPNVTKEDSAFQKDLEELEVILGE from the exons ATGTCTAGTCTGGGGACTTTGGGTGGCGCACGCGCCGGGCTCGGACTGTTGCTGGGCACCGCCGCGGGCCTTGGATTCCTGTGTGCCCTTTACAGCCAGCGGTGGAAACGGACCCAGCGCCGCGGCCAGAGCCAGAGTCGGTCCAACTCTCTGGACTACACGCAGACTTCAGAGCCTGGACGCCAAG TCAGGCCATTGCGGGCAGTCCCGGGTGAGGCTGGCGATGCTGCAGTGCTGCCAAGCCTTCCACGAGGACAGGAGGAGGTCCTGGATCGCCTGGAGTTCGTGCTGACCAGCCTGGTGGCGCTGCGGCGGGAGGTAGAAGAGCTGAGGAGCAGCCTGCAGGGGCTTGCTGGGCAGATTGTGGGGGAGGTCCG ATCGCATATGGAAGAGAACCAGAAAGTGGCTCGGCGGCGAAGGTTCCCATTTGCCCGGGAGAGGAGTGACTCCACCGGCTCCAGCTCTGTCTACTTCACGGCCGCCTCCGGAGCCACGTTCACGGATGCCGAGAGTGAAGGCGG TTACACAACAGCCAATGCTGAGTCTGACTATGAGCGGGACTCTGAAAGGGAGAGTGACGGTGATGGGGAAGATGAAGTGAGCTGCGAGACTGTGAAGATGGGGAGAAAGGACTCCCTGGacctggaggtggaggtggaagTGGTTTTGGGTCCGGAGCCTGAagccctggaggctgggggcTCCCCTGGCCAGGAAGATGTGCTGCCCCTCCTGCAGCAGGCAGACGAGCTGCACCAGGGCAGTGAGCAGGGCAAGCGGGAGGGCTTCCAGCTGCTGCTCAACAACAAGCTGGCG CATGGAAGCCGACAGGACTTTCTCTGGCGCCTGGCCCGGGCCTACAGTGACATGTGTGAGCTTGCTGAGGAGGCGAGTGAGAAGAGGTCCTATGCCCTAAGTG GAAAGGAAGCAGCTGAGGTCgctctggagaaggggaatgaGAACGCAGAGTGTCATCAGTG GTATGCAGTGCTTTGTGGTCAGCTGGCTGAGCATGAGGGCATCCAGAGGCGCATCCAGAGTGGCTTTAGCTTCAAG GAGCATGTGGACAAAGCCATTGCTCTCAAGCCAGAAAACCCCATGGCTCACTTTCTCCTTGGCAGGTGGTGCTACCAG GTCTCTCACCTGAGCTGGCTAGAAAAAAAAACTGCGACAGCCTTGAGTGAAAGCCCCCTTGGTGCTACTGTGCAGGATGCCCTCTCAAGCTTCCTAAAG gctgaAGAACTACAGCCAGGATTTTCCAAAGCAGGAAGGATATATATTTGTAAG TGCTACAAAGAACTAGGGAAAAATGCTGAAGCTAAACAGTGGATGAAGTTGGCCCTGGAGCTGCCAAATGTCACTAAAGAG GATTCAGCTTTCCAGAAGGACCTGGAAGAATTGGAAGTAATTTTAGGAGAATAA